The Neobacillus sp. OS1-2 genome includes a window with the following:
- the menB gene encoding 1,4-dihydroxy-2-naphthoyl-CoA synthase has translation MTVEWVPGRKYEEILYETYNGIAKITINRPHVHNAFTPKTVSEMFDAFAHARDDSSIGVIVLTGAGEKAFCSGGDQSVRGHGGYVGEDQIPRLNVLDLQRLIRVIPKPVIAMVKGYAIGGGHVLHVVCDLTIAADNAVFGQTGPKVGSFDAGYGSGYLARIIGHKKAREIWYLCRQYNAQEALDMGLVNTVVPLEQVEDETIKWCEEMLEKSPTALRFIKAAMNADTDGLAGLQQFAGDATLLYYTTDEAKEGRDAFKEKRKPDFGQFPRFP, from the coding sequence TTGACAGTAGAATGGGTTCCAGGACGCAAGTATGAAGAAATTTTATATGAGACTTATAACGGAATAGCAAAAATCACCATTAACCGACCACATGTACATAATGCCTTTACACCGAAAACGGTATCGGAAATGTTCGATGCTTTTGCACATGCACGTGATGATTCCAGCATTGGTGTAATTGTGTTGACAGGTGCAGGGGAAAAAGCATTCTGTTCCGGCGGAGATCAAAGTGTTCGCGGACATGGAGGCTATGTTGGGGAGGATCAAATTCCTCGCTTAAACGTGCTTGATTTACAGCGTTTAATCCGAGTAATTCCTAAGCCAGTGATAGCAATGGTAAAAGGATATGCCATCGGTGGCGGACATGTACTTCACGTTGTCTGTGATTTAACAATTGCGGCAGATAATGCTGTGTTTGGCCAAACAGGTCCTAAGGTTGGAAGTTTTGATGCCGGTTATGGTTCAGGTTACCTAGCAAGAATTATCGGTCATAAGAAAGCCCGTGAAATCTGGTATTTATGCCGTCAGTATAATGCGCAAGAAGCGCTTGATATGGGCTTAGTTAACACGGTTGTTCCTTTGGAGCAAGTTGAAGATGAGACCATTAAATGGTGTGAAGAAATGCTTGAGAAAAGTCCAACAGCTCTTCGTTTCATAAAAGCTGCCATGAATGCCGATACGGATGGTTTAGCAGGACTTCAGCAATTTGCTGGTGATGCAACATTGCTTTACTATACAACTGATGAGGCAAAAGAAGGCCGCGACGCTTTTAAAGAAAAGCGCAAGCCTGATTTCGGCCAATTCCCGCGTTTCCCTTGA